A genomic segment from Diospyros lotus cultivar Yz01 chromosome 5, ASM1463336v1, whole genome shotgun sequence encodes:
- the LOC127802110 gene encoding uncharacterized protein LOC127802110, whose amino-acid sequence MDCTYKTNRYRYPLLQIVGVTSTELTFPVAFAFMDHEYEDNYTWVMERLQSLMGSNIFPRVVVTDRELALINAIHKVFPNATTLLCRWHISKNVLANCKKFFDRKETWEKFILGWQLVMFASTENEYERRLHDLTVEYHINDNALDYVRNAWLNNYKEKFVAAWTNKIMHFGNVTTNRAESAHAKLKRHLGSSQGDFESSWTIINSLIELQHTEIKGSFEKSLTLVQHNFKLEIFRELRGIISRNVMNMVLKETQVAQKIGVDKISCGCVIRSTHGLPCAHEIAEFIIQGRPIPLSVVHSYWRKLHLMQTSCDEDISSLLMIEPEIDTIYKKFQLESEAGKLVLKQKLRELVDPATTSLMAPSVKVKTKGKPSSKKKYHFDSSTKRDPSYFEIVQSSHDNTTPVIQSSSKIGKKCKHSKSRVNVKYRLRGYDDSFPPNVQYFIHNIVNVDSDGHCGFRAIAALLGMSEQNWGDIRLNLIEELHVFRAEYSQLYGSNMRVDELIHALSCFESVAPPQHRMTLPDMGHLIASKYNVVLIHLFRLQCLTYLPLRSVPPPSLQHRIISIGFVNDCHFVQVFLKSNSPIPPVALKWHRYRADSAREWETPYIARIEAFLSMIDKNVLL is encoded by the exons ATGGattgtacatacaaaactaatagGTACAGATATCCACTGCTTCAGATTGTTGGTGTAACATCCACTGAATTGACTTTTCCTGTTGCATTTGCATTCATGGATCATGAATACGAGGATAACTATACATGGGTAATGGAAAGATTACAGAGTTTGATGGGATCTAATATATTTCCGAGAGTAGTTGTTACGGACAGAGAATTAGCATTGATAAATGCAATACATAAAGTGTTTCCAAATGCTACCACTTTATTGTGTAGgtggcatatatcaaaaaatgtacTCGCTAATTGTAAGAAGTTCTTCGATAGAAAAGAGACATGGGAGAAGTTTATATTAGGTTGGCAGCTTGTTATGTTTGCCTCAACTGAGAATGAATATGAACGTCGGCTTCATGACTTAACAGTTGAGTATCATATAAATGACAATGcacttgattatgtgagaaatgCATGGTTGAATAATTATAAGGAAAAGTTTGTTGCAGCGTGGACAAATAAGATAATGCATTTTGGGAATGTTACTACTAACAG GGCTGAGAGTGCGCATGCGAAGCTGAAAAGACATCTTGGATCATCTCAAGGTGATTTTGAGTCATCATGGACAATCATCAACTCTCTTATTGAGTTACAGCATACTGAGATCAAAGGATCGTTTGAGAAGAGCTTAACATTGGTGCAACATAATTTCAAACTAGAAATTTTCAGAGAATTACGAGGTATTATCTCTAGAAATGTAATGAATATGGTGTTAAAGGAAACACAGGTAGCTCAGAAAATTGGGGTGGATAAGATTTCATGTGGATGTGTGATAAGAAGTACACATGGTTTGccttgtgcacatgaaattgcAGAGTTCATCATTCAAGGACGACCAATTCCCTTATCAGTTGTGCATTCTTATTGGAGAAAGTTACATTTGATGCAGACTAGTTGTGATGAAGATATCTCATCTCTACTGATGATTGAGCCAGAGATAGATACCATATATAAGAAGTTTCAATTAGAATCAGAGGCAGGTAAATTggtattgaaacaaaagttgagAGAATTAGTTGATCCTGCTACAACTTCATTGATGGCACCAAGTGTTAAAGTTAAAACAAAAGGTAAGCCATCctcaaagaaaaaatatcactttGATAGTTCTACCAAGCGTGATccatcttattttgaaatagtacAGTCGTCTCATGATAATACAACCCCAGTAATACAGAGTTCAAGTAAGATAGGGAAGAAATGTAAGCATTCAAAATCTCGTGTGAATGTGAAATATAGATTGCGAGGTTATGATGATTCTTTTCCACCAAACGTACAATATTTCATACACAATATTGTGAATGTAGATTCTGATGGACATTGTGGGTTTCGTGCCATTGCGGCATTACTTGGCATGAGTGAGCAAAATTGGGGAGATATTCGTCTTAACCTGATTGAAGAGTTACATGTTTTTCGTGCTGAGTATTCACAATTATATGGATCTAATATGCGTGTAGATGAGTTAATACATGCACTCTCTTGCTTTGAGTCTGTTGCACCTCCCCAGCACAGGATGACATTACCTGACATGGGACATTTGATCGCTTCAAAGTATAATGTGGTCTTGATCCATTTGTTTAGACTTCAATGTCTTACCTATCTTCCGCTGAGATCAGTACCTCCTCCATCACTACAACACAGAATTATTAGTATTGGTTTTGTgaatgattgtcattttgttcag gtGTTTCTTAAATCAAACTCGCCAATACCTCCTGTTGCACTCAAGTGGCATAGATATCGAGCTGATAGTGCACGAGAATGGGAAACACCATATATAGCTAGAATTGAAgcatttttgtctatgattgacAAAAATGTG ttgctttaa